The proteins below are encoded in one region of Neisseria bacilliformis:
- a CDS encoding glycosyltransferase, whose amino-acid sequence MHILLLPSWYPETPDSTDGIFFREQAHALARAGLRVGVAAPLFRSPRRRREIFAGRYGTRVFSDGPIPTYTAHSTYLCPPLPHFDRERWLAAGMKLFARYLAEQGRPDILHAHAVNHGGILAQRIAARHGIPYVITEHSSTYARGLIRRWQRPAMMAAAQGAAARLAVSPAFCRLLESEYPGLSWQYLPNILGRAFAEDIPPPERPSENAANGAFTFCAVARLDRNKGFDTLLAAFALALQRQPALRLEIGGGGAELENLRRLAANLAIAQAVTFHGALDNAAVLALMRRSDAFALASRSETFGVVFIEALSQGLPVAATRCGGPEGIVNENNGLLAPSDDPAALAAALLQLYANGRRYNAAALRADCLAQYGEAAVTGRLKNIYRAVLQNKQAV is encoded by the coding sequence ATGCACATCCTCCTCCTCCCCTCGTGGTATCCCGAAACGCCCGACTCGACCGACGGCATCTTCTTCCGCGAACAGGCGCACGCGCTGGCGCGCGCCGGTTTGCGCGTCGGCGTGGCCGCGCCCCTGTTCCGCTCGCCGCGCCGCCGGCGCGAAATCTTCGCCGGACGCTACGGCACGCGCGTTTTTTCAGACGGCCCCATCCCCACTTACACCGCGCACAGCACCTACCTCTGCCCGCCGCTGCCCCATTTCGACCGCGAACGCTGGCTCGCGGCAGGCATGAAGCTGTTTGCCCGCTACCTGGCCGAACAGGGCCGCCCCGACATCCTGCACGCCCACGCGGTGAACCACGGCGGCATCCTCGCGCAGCGCATCGCCGCCAGACACGGCATCCCCTACGTCATCACCGAACACAGCAGCACCTACGCGCGCGGCCTCATCCGCCGCTGGCAGCGTCCCGCCATGATGGCGGCGGCACAAGGCGCGGCGGCGCGGCTGGCCGTCAGCCCCGCCTTTTGCCGCCTGCTTGAAAGCGAATACCCCGGCCTGAGCTGGCAATACCTGCCCAACATCCTCGGCCGCGCCTTCGCAGAAGACATCCCCCCGCCCGAGAGGCCGTCTGAAAACGCGGCAAACGGCGCATTCACCTTCTGCGCCGTCGCCCGCCTCGACCGCAACAAAGGTTTCGACACCCTGCTCGCCGCCTTCGCCCTCGCCCTGCAACGCCAACCCGCCCTGCGGCTGGAAATCGGCGGCGGCGGCGCGGAATTGGAAAACCTGCGCCGCCTCGCCGCAAACCTCGCCATCGCGCAGGCCGTAACCTTCCACGGCGCGCTGGACAACGCCGCCGTCCTCGCCCTGATGCGCCGCAGCGACGCCTTCGCCCTCGCCAGCCGCAGCGAAACCTTCGGCGTGGTGTTCATCGAAGCCCTCTCGCAGGGACTGCCCGTTGCCGCCACCCGCTGCGGCGGCCCCGAAGGCATCGTCAACGAAAACAACGGCCTGCTCGCCCCGTCCGACGACCCCGCCGCCCTCGCCGCCGCCCTGCTGCAACTGTACGCAAACGGCCGCCGCTACAACGCCGCCGCCCTGCGTGCAGACTGTCTGGCGCAATACGGCGAAGCGGCGGTAACAGGCCGTCTGAAAAACATCTACCGCGCCGTTTTGCAAAACAAACAGGCCGTCTGA
- a CDS encoding lipopolysaccharide biosynthesis protein — protein sequence MNAKTLAAYALGPAGSAAAGVLALPLLSHSFSGADIGRVLLVQTAAGLALIVLGLGLDQFYIREFHQSRSRAALFKTAALPPLALCAACCAALLLFAPQWPSEKILSLPDARLGALCLLFAAALLVTRYLSLVLRMNGRALAFSFAQLAPKLLVLAAAAAWAVFGLRADTFALLAVYAASQLAAALLLLWQTRREWVAAARARGAAADLPAALRYGLPLAAGGLVYWAFSSADRWLLRNLAGAQELGVYALAVNFGAAASVFQSVFATVWSPLVFQNLAEDKTADIGGIARRMAFALCAAVCLCGLAAPAAAWVLPPQYAAVAFILPAVMLVPLLYTLTEATGIGINVRRKNGLIPPVSLAALGCALALLHALVPRYGARGAAAASASAFWLFFLLKSEASARLWQSLPRGAVYGATAACLAACCAFALFGSAENFPLFAALWAAGLAASAWAGRRDLGRLKKRLLRR from the coding sequence ATGAACGCCAAAACACTCGCGGCCTATGCCCTCGGCCCCGCCGGAAGCGCGGCGGCGGGGGTGCTTGCCCTGCCGCTGCTCTCGCACAGTTTTTCCGGCGCGGACATCGGCCGCGTGCTGCTGGTGCAGACCGCCGCCGGCCTCGCGCTGATTGTGCTGGGGCTGGGGCTGGATCAGTTTTACATCCGCGAGTTCCACCAAAGCCGCAGCCGCGCCGCGCTGTTCAAAACCGCCGCGCTGCCGCCCCTCGCGCTGTGCGCCGCCTGCTGCGCCGCGCTGTTGCTGTTCGCGCCGCAGTGGCCGTCTGAAAAAATCCTGTCGCTGCCGGATGCGCGGCTCGGCGCGTTGTGCCTGCTGTTTGCCGCCGCGCTGCTCGTTACGCGCTATCTGTCGCTGGTTCTGCGCATGAACGGGCGGGCGTTGGCCTTTTCCTTTGCCCAGCTCGCGCCCAAGCTGCTGGTGCTGGCGGCGGCGGCGGCGTGGGCGGTGTTCGGTTTGCGTGCCGACACTTTCGCGCTGCTGGCGGTGTATGCCGCCTCGCAACTGGCCGCCGCGCTGCTGCTGCTGTGGCAGACGCGGCGCGAATGGGTGGCGGCGGCGCGCGCGCGGGGGGCGGCGGCGGATTTGCCGGCGGCTTTGCGCTACGGCCTGCCGCTGGCGGCGGGCGGACTGGTTTACTGGGCGTTTTCCTCGGCCGACCGCTGGCTGCTGCGCAATCTGGCAGGAGCGCAGGAGTTGGGCGTGTACGCGCTGGCGGTGAACTTCGGCGCGGCGGCCTCGGTGTTCCAAAGCGTATTCGCCACGGTGTGGTCGCCTTTGGTGTTCCAAAACCTGGCCGAAGACAAAACGGCGGACATCGGCGGCATCGCGCGGCGGATGGCTTTCGCGCTGTGCGCCGCCGTGTGCCTGTGCGGCCTGGCCGCGCCCGCCGCCGCATGGGTGCTGCCGCCGCAGTATGCCGCCGTAGCCTTTATCCTGCCCGCCGTGATGCTGGTGCCGCTGCTGTACACGCTCACCGAGGCCACGGGCATCGGCATCAATGTGCGGCGCAAAAACGGCCTGATTCCGCCGGTTTCCCTCGCCGCCCTCGGCTGCGCCCTCGCGCTGCTGCACGCGCTGGTGCCGCGCTACGGCGCGCGCGGCGCGGCGGCGGCCTCGGCCTCGGCGTTCTGGCTGTTTTTCCTGTTAAAAAGCGAAGCCTCCGCGCGATTGTGGCAGAGCCTGCCGCGCGGCGCGGTATACGGCGCAACCGCCGCCTGCCTCGCCGCCTGCTGCGCCTTCGCCCTGTTCGGCAGTGCGGAAAACTTCCCGCTGTTTGCCGCCTTGTGGGCGGCGGGGCTGGCCGCCTCAGCGTGGGCAGGGCGCAGGGATTTAGGCCGTCTGAAAAAGCGTTTGCTGCGCCGCTGA
- a CDS encoding glutathione S-transferase N-terminal domain-containing protein, which yields MKLYTSTTSPYSRAIMLAALARGMDGLQLAFADPWATPPELTAANPLSQVPALLTDGGETICGTAYVADFLLDHPLQSAHQAAVAGYAQALLDQVVKAFSLAKFLPEGMAEHPHIPRARAAVVRGLEHAPQLDAHTDDFAMHLLGMAFSYAELRHPALFGHLDAANRAAFAAYQQRPDVRAVGISELEKHPADLAAVRAAIRA from the coding sequence ATGAAACTCTACACCAGCACCACCTCGCCCTATTCCCGCGCCATCATGCTCGCCGCGCTGGCGCGGGGCATGGACGGCTTGCAGCTTGCTTTTGCCGACCCGTGGGCAACCCCGCCCGAGCTGACCGCCGCCAACCCGCTCTCGCAAGTGCCCGCGCTGCTCACCGACGGCGGCGAAACCATCTGCGGCACGGCCTACGTCGCCGACTTCCTGCTCGACCACCCGCTGCAAAGCGCGCATCAGGCCGCCGTGGCCGGATACGCGCAAGCCCTGCTCGACCAAGTGGTCAAAGCCTTTTCGCTGGCCAAATTCCTGCCCGAAGGCATGGCCGAACACCCGCACATCCCCCGCGCCCGCGCCGCCGTCGTTCGCGGCCTCGAACACGCGCCGCAGCTCGACGCGCACACAGACGACTTCGCCATGCACCTTCTGGGCATGGCCTTTTCCTACGCCGAACTGCGCCACCCCGCGCTGTTCGGCCATCTGGACGCGGCCAACCGCGCCGCCTTCGCCGCCTACCAACAGCGTCCCGACGTGCGCGCCGTCGGTATATCCGAGCTGGAAAAACACCCCGCCGACCTGGCCGCCGTCCGCGCCGCCATACGCGCCTGA
- the tgt gene encoding tRNA guanosine(34) transglycosylase Tgt has translation MLRFTLRATDGHARRGTLELNHGIIETPVFMPVGTYGSVKAMSPANLADIKAQIILGNTYHLWLRPGLEVIEQFGGLHRFIGWDKPILTDSGGFQVFSLADMRKLTEEGCTFKSPINGDKLFLSPEISMKIQTVLNSDIAMQLDECTPGEATREQAKASLQMSLRWAERSKKAFEDLRNPNALFGIVQGAMYEDLREQSLRGLEQFDFPGLAIGGLSVGEPKPEMYRMLRAVGPMLPAHKPHYLMGVGTPEDLVYGVAHGVDMFDCVMPTRNARNGWLFTRLGDVKIKNAKHKHDTAPLDETCTCYTCQNFSRAYLHHLHRAGEILGAQLNTIHNLHFYQTIMAEMREAIEQGRFADWRARFHELRGSQPEAE, from the coding sequence ATGCTCCGATTCACCCTCCGCGCCACCGACGGCCACGCCCGACGCGGCACGCTTGAACTCAACCACGGCATCATCGAAACCCCCGTGTTCATGCCCGTGGGCACCTACGGCTCGGTCAAAGCCATGTCGCCCGCCAATCTTGCCGACATCAAGGCGCAGATTATCTTGGGCAACACCTACCATCTGTGGCTGCGCCCCGGCTTGGAAGTCATCGAACAGTTCGGCGGCCTGCACCGCTTTATCGGCTGGGACAAACCCATCCTCACCGACTCCGGCGGCTTCCAAGTGTTCTCCCTCGCCGACATGCGCAAGCTCACCGAAGAAGGCTGCACCTTCAAAAGCCCGATCAACGGCGACAAGCTGTTTCTCTCGCCCGAAATCTCGATGAAAATCCAAACCGTGCTGAACTCCGACATCGCCATGCAGCTCGACGAATGCACCCCCGGCGAAGCCACGCGCGAACAGGCCAAAGCCTCGCTGCAAATGAGTCTGCGCTGGGCGGAACGCAGCAAAAAAGCGTTTGAAGACCTGCGCAACCCCAACGCCCTGTTCGGCATCGTGCAGGGCGCGATGTACGAAGACCTGCGCGAACAGTCGCTGCGCGGGCTGGAACAGTTCGACTTCCCCGGCCTCGCCATCGGCGGCCTGTCTGTGGGCGAGCCCAAACCCGAGATGTACCGCATGCTGCGCGCCGTCGGCCCCATGCTGCCCGCGCACAAGCCGCACTATCTGATGGGCGTGGGCACGCCCGAAGACCTCGTGTACGGCGTGGCGCACGGCGTGGACATGTTCGACTGCGTGATGCCCACCCGCAACGCCCGCAACGGCTGGCTGTTCACCCGCTTGGGCGACGTCAAAATCAAAAACGCCAAACACAAACACGACACCGCCCCGCTGGACGAAACCTGCACCTGCTACACCTGCCAAAATTTCAGCCGCGCCTACCTGCACCACCTGCACCGCGCCGGCGAAATCCTCGGCGCGCAGCTCAACACCATCCACAACCTGCATTTCTACCAAACCATCATGGCCGAAATGCGCGAAGCCATCGAACAAGGCCGCTTCGCCGACTGGCGCGCCCGCTTCCACGAACTGCGCGGCAGCCAACCCGAAGCGGAATAA
- a CDS encoding type I restriction endonuclease subunit R — MLPKINEELVENTFLQQLQALGWRCVYGKTLPTAEGEFARGGMAGVVLLPLLAAAVARLNPELPPEAVDEVVRTVTKADVGDLMARNRAFYALLRHGVPVSYRAEGKTKNAMARLADFENPQANDFTAANQLEIRTAKGGKRIPDVVLFVNGLPLAVVELKNPLDAAADLQKAFNQLQTYKEEIADLFVYNQLLIVSDGTEARVGSLSADWQRFVPWRVVDEKENSARQAFGDELEAVAHSLLRPQTLLDYVRFFVLFERDARGRTVKKCAAYHQFYGVNEAVEATLAASGEGGDGRIGVMWHTQGSGKSISMLFYAGKLLAQPELQNPTLVVVTDRSDLDGQLFQTFTAGQDLLKQPPVQADSREDLRRALAEREAGGVFFTTIQKFAPREDEDRFPALNARRNIIVISDEAHRSQYGFGMKVGGGGQMRAGYARHLRDALPNASFIGFTGTPLSLEDKDTQEVFGRYVSVYDLQDAVEDGATVPIVYEARQIRLHFKEEESRALLDEIDGDEDETGAKLRLHEQILGADARLRDLAADLVAHFEQRNSVAPGKAMVVAVSRRVCVDLYNQIIALRPEWHSDDVNGGAVKIIMTGSATDPADFRRHVYSREEKKLLEQRFKDPDDPLQMVIVRDMWLTGFDAPCCHTMYLDKPMQGHNLMQAVARVNRVFKNKSRDNGGLIVDYIGLTDELKKAAQRYTRDGGKGEMTRDIGAVFAKMQEHLDIVRGQFATPVNGQTFDIQTALTEKQPAALLACIRRAAEHITALDFLPDAGQTDGSRPRQKAFLQAVRLAKKGYALCGALNETAPYREEIAFYDAVRAVLAKRGGGTGGDRLLQLTALINQNIVSEGVTDLFALLGKPQARLDLLSDDFLQTVKASDTPHLWVAAAERYLHGKIRETAGSNLAAQKDFADRLHDALNRYNNHNLSVIEVLEELVSLARDLQERLARGEKLGLSEAELAFYDALARNESARRLMKETVLAALAKDIAAQLRKSVSIDWKYKDAVKARMRLLVKRALKQYKYPPDEEAAAVEFVIQQAEEIADEWA, encoded by the coding sequence ATGCTCCCGAAAATCAATGAAGAACTGGTTGAAAACACTTTCCTGCAACAGCTCCAAGCACTCGGCTGGCGTTGCGTGTACGGCAAAACCTTGCCTACCGCTGAGGGCGAATTTGCACGCGGCGGCATGGCGGGGGTGGTGTTGCTGCCGCTGCTGGCCGCTGCCGTGGCGCGGCTCAATCCCGAGCTGCCGCCGGAGGCGGTGGACGAGGTGGTGCGCACGGTTACGAAGGCGGATGTGGGGGATTTGATGGCGCGCAACCGCGCTTTTTACGCGCTGCTGCGCCATGGCGTGCCGGTGAGTTACCGCGCGGAGGGGAAAACGAAAAACGCGATGGCGCGGCTGGCGGATTTTGAAAATCCGCAGGCAAACGATTTTACGGCGGCAAACCAGCTCGAAATCCGCACGGCCAAAGGCGGCAAGCGCATCCCCGATGTGGTTTTGTTTGTGAACGGCCTGCCGCTGGCGGTGGTGGAGTTGAAAAACCCGCTGGATGCGGCGGCGGATTTGCAAAAGGCGTTCAACCAGCTGCAAACCTATAAGGAGGAAATCGCCGATTTGTTTGTGTACAACCAGCTCTTGATTGTGAGCGACGGCACGGAGGCACGGGTGGGCTCGCTCTCGGCCGACTGGCAGCGGTTTGTGCCGTGGCGGGTGGTGGACGAAAAGGAAAACAGCGCGCGGCAAGCGTTCGGCGACGAATTGGAAGCGGTGGCGCATTCGCTGCTGCGGCCGCAGACGCTGCTGGATTATGTACGCTTTTTCGTGCTGTTCGAGCGCGACGCGCGGGGACGGACGGTGAAGAAATGCGCGGCCTACCATCAGTTTTACGGCGTAAACGAGGCGGTGGAAGCCACGCTGGCGGCTTCGGGCGAGGGCGGCGACGGACGCATCGGCGTGATGTGGCACACGCAGGGTTCGGGCAAGTCGATTTCCATGCTGTTTTACGCGGGCAAGCTGCTGGCGCAGCCCGAGTTGCAGAATCCCACGCTGGTGGTGGTTACCGACCGCAGCGATTTGGACGGCCAGCTTTTCCAAACCTTCACGGCGGGGCAGGATTTGCTCAAACAGCCGCCGGTGCAGGCCGACAGCCGCGAGGATTTGCGCCGCGCGCTGGCGGAGCGCGAAGCAGGCGGGGTGTTTTTCACCACCATCCAGAAATTCGCCCCGCGCGAAGACGAAGACCGTTTTCCCGCATTGAACGCGCGGCGCAACATTATTGTGATCAGCGACGAGGCGCACCGCAGCCAGTACGGCTTCGGCATGAAGGTGGGCGGCGGCGGCCAGATGCGCGCCGGCTATGCCCGCCATTTGCGCGACGCGCTGCCCAACGCCTCGTTTATCGGCTTCACCGGCACGCCGCTGAGCCTGGAAGACAAGGACACGCAGGAAGTGTTCGGCCGCTATGTGTCGGTGTACGACCTGCAAGACGCGGTGGAAGACGGCGCAACCGTGCCGATTGTGTATGAGGCGCGGCAAATCCGCCTGCATTTCAAGGAAGAAGAAAGCCGCGCCCTCTTGGATGAAATCGACGGCGACGAAGACGAAACCGGCGCGAAGCTGCGCCTGCACGAGCAGATTCTCGGCGCGGATGCCCGCCTGCGCGATTTGGCCGCCGATTTGGTCGCCCATTTCGAGCAGCGCAACAGCGTTGCCCCGGGCAAGGCGATGGTGGTGGCGGTGAGCCGCCGCGTGTGCGTGGATTTGTATAACCAAATCATCGCTCTGCGCCCCGAATGGCACAGCGACGATGTGAACGGCGGCGCGGTCAAAATCATCATGACCGGCAGCGCGACCGACCCCGCAGACTTCCGCCGCCATGTGTACAGCCGCGAGGAAAAAAAGCTGCTGGAACAACGTTTCAAAGACCCAGACGACCCGCTGCAAATGGTGATTGTGCGCGATATGTGGCTCACCGGCTTCGACGCGCCCTGCTGCCACACCATGTATCTCGACAAACCCATGCAGGGGCACAACCTGATGCAGGCCGTGGCGCGGGTAAACCGCGTGTTCAAAAACAAAAGCCGCGACAACGGCGGGCTGATCGTGGACTACATCGGCCTCACCGACGAACTCAAAAAAGCCGCGCAACGCTACACCCGCGACGGTGGCAAAGGCGAAATGACGCGCGACATCGGCGCGGTGTTCGCCAAAATGCAGGAGCATTTGGACATCGTGCGCGGCCAGTTTGCCACGCCGGTAAACGGGCAAACCTTCGATATTCAGACGGCCTTAACCGAGAAACAGCCCGCCGCCCTGCTCGCCTGCATCCGACGCGCCGCCGAACACATCACCGCGCTCGACTTCCTGCCCGACGCAGGGCAAACCGACGGCAGCCGCCCGCGCCAAAAAGCCTTCCTGCAAGCCGTGCGCTTGGCCAAAAAAGGCTACGCCCTCTGCGGCGCGTTGAACGAAACCGCGCCCTACCGCGAAGAAATCGCCTTTTACGACGCCGTGCGCGCCGTGCTGGCCAAACGCGGCGGCGGCACGGGCGGCGACCGCCTGCTGCAATTAACCGCCCTCATCAACCAAAACATCGTTTCCGAAGGCGTAACCGACCTTTTCGCCCTCTTGGGCAAACCGCAGGCGCGGCTCGATCTGCTCTCCGACGACTTCCTGCAAACAGTCAAAGCGAGCGACACGCCGCACCTGTGGGTGGCCGCCGCCGAACGCTACCTGCACGGTAAAATCCGCGAAACGGCAGGCAGCAACCTCGCCGCGCAAAAAGACTTCGCCGACCGCCTGCACGACGCGCTCAACCGCTACAACAACCACAATTTGAGCGTGATCGAAGTGCTCGAAGAGCTGGTCAGCCTCGCCCGCGACTTGCAGGAGCGGCTGGCGCGCGGCGAAAAACTCGGGCTTTCCGAAGCCGAGCTGGCGTTTTACGACGCGCTCGCCCGCAACGAAAGCGCGCGCCGCCTGATGAAAGAAACCGTGCTCGCCGCGCTGGCCAAAGACATCGCCGCCCAACTGCGCAAATCGGTCAGCATCGACTGGAAATACAAAGACGCGGTGAAAGCGCGGATGCGCCTGCTCGTCAAACGCGCCCTCAAACAATACAAATACCCGCCCGACGAAGAAGCGGCGGCAGTGGAATTTGTGATACAGCAGGCGGAAGAGATTGCCGACGAGTGGGCGTAA
- a CDS encoding restriction endonuclease subunit S, translating into MAFDIRNTGFKLPSGWQFIRLGDIAKINGKTLTKKSALTDIRYIDISSTSTGKFEEPTLIKIEDAPSRAKRTLTNNDIIISTVRPNLKQFAFIEEAGSNLIASTGFCVISADSEKLAWYLYALITSDIFTAHLVAVADGAAYPAFNPIEIEDAVIALPPENYLDVIVDVTRAIHKKIHLNTQTNQTLEQTAQALYKSWFVDFEPTRAKAAVLAAGGSQEEAETAAMSALSGHPPAALAALARQNPARHQQLATLAAAFPSALVSIDSYGEVPAGWEVKKVGDIAKVIKGKSYKSSELESSKTALVTLKSFNRGGGYRLDGLKEYTGTYKPEQEVFAGDLIIAYTDVTQAADVIGKPAMVMSDNRYEHLIISLDVGVVRPNNSVYKYFLYCMAMTVAFQAHTQSFCTGTTVLHLGKDAVPSFEIAVPNEFLLKKFAEISESIFAKINENIKQSVRLQNVRDTLLPKLLNGELPADTSFQTASEAV; encoded by the coding sequence ATGGCTTTTGATATTAGGAATACAGGATTTAAATTACCCAGCGGATGGCAATTTATAAGGTTAGGCGATATTGCCAAAATTAATGGTAAAACGCTTACAAAAAAATCTGCCCTGACTGACATCAGGTACATAGATATTTCTTCAACTTCCACGGGTAAATTTGAAGAACCTACACTGATAAAAATAGAGGATGCACCATCAAGAGCCAAACGCACCCTGACTAATAATGACATAATTATTTCAACGGTTCGTCCAAACCTCAAACAGTTTGCTTTCATTGAAGAAGCAGGTTCTAACCTGATTGCATCAACAGGATTTTGTGTCATTAGTGCAGATAGTGAAAAACTGGCTTGGTATTTATATGCTCTAATAACCTCAGATATATTCACGGCGCATTTAGTAGCTGTTGCGGATGGTGCTGCATATCCTGCTTTTAATCCTATTGAAATTGAGGATGCGGTTATTGCATTACCGCCAGAGAACTATTTAGATGTAATCGTAGATGTTACGCGAGCTATCCACAAGAAAATCCACCTCAACACCCAAACCAACCAAACTCTCGAACAAACAGCCCAAGCCCTCTACAAAAGCTGGTTTGTCGATTTCGAGCCGACACGCGCCAAAGCCGCCGTGCTGGCGGCGGGCGGCAGCCAAGAAGAAGCCGAAACCGCCGCCATGTCCGCCCTCAGCGGCCACCCCCCCGCCGCCCTTGCCGCCCTTGCCCGACAAAACCCCGCCCGCCACCAACAACTCGCCACCCTGGCCGCCGCCTTCCCCTCCGCCCTCGTTTCCATAGACAGCTACGGCGAAGTGCCGGCGGGGTGGGAGGTGAAAAAAGTGGGCGATATTGCCAAAGTCATCAAAGGAAAATCCTATAAAAGCAGTGAATTAGAATCCTCAAAAACAGCTTTGGTAACGCTTAAATCCTTTAATCGTGGCGGCGGTTACCGTTTGGATGGATTGAAAGAATACACAGGAACTTATAAACCAGAGCAGGAAGTTTTTGCGGGTGATTTAATTATTGCTTATACCGACGTAACACAGGCAGCAGATGTTATTGGAAAACCTGCAATGGTTATGTCGGATAACCGCTATGAACATTTGATTATTTCTTTGGATGTTGGTGTAGTCAGGCCAAATAACAGCGTTTACAAATATTTCCTTTACTGCATGGCAATGACTGTTGCTTTTCAGGCTCATACCCAGTCTTTTTGCACTGGAACAACTGTTCTTCATCTTGGTAAAGATGCCGTCCCTAGTTTTGAAATTGCTGTTCCCAACGAATTTTTGTTGAAAAAGTTTGCTGAAATTTCTGAATCGATATTTGCCAAAATAAACGAAAATATTAAACAAAGCGTAAGGTTACAAAATGTCCGAGACACCCTCCTGCCCAAACTCCTAAACGGCGAACTGCCCGCCGACACATCTTTTCAGACGGCCTCAGAGGCCGTCTGA
- a CDS encoding type I restriction-modification system subunit M: MDAANYKHIVLGLIFLKYISDTFAAQQRKILADLQNPENPLYLDPALYESPEDYQAALEAELEERDYYTQDNVFWVPRPARWHEIAAAALLENGAELPWGGRFNSVPALIDNAFDAVEKDNPRLKGVLERISGYGVRGDTLIGLIQLFSQNTFQSHGTLTAKDILGHVYEYFLGRFALAEGKRGGQYFTPKAIVSLIVALLEPYQGRVYDPAMGSGGFFIQTERFIRAHQGNTGNISIYGQEKNRTTWKLAAMNMAIHGLEYNFGKGNADTFTAPQHLDQKMDFVMANPPFNASDWWSEELAGDPRWQYGTPPEGNANYAWLQHMLHHLAPAGRMALLLANGSMSSQSSGEGDIRRALIQADLVEAMIALPGQLFTNTQIPACIWILHKAKPQKGQTLFIDARNMGYLKDRAQRDLAPADIERIADTYHRWQKADRYQNQPAYCHAATTEEIARNDYVLTPGRYVGTVEAEADSEPFVEKMARLTKQLNEQFAQGAELEAQIKKNLEELGYGF; encoded by the coding sequence CTGGACGCCGCCAACTACAAACACATCGTCCTCGGCCTGATTTTCCTCAAATACATCTCCGACACCTTCGCCGCCCAGCAGCGCAAAATCCTTGCCGACCTGCAAAACCCCGAAAACCCCCTCTATCTCGATCCCGCGCTTTACGAAAGCCCCGAAGACTACCAAGCCGCCCTCGAAGCCGAACTCGAAGAGCGCGACTACTACACCCAAGACAACGTCTTCTGGGTGCCCCGTCCCGCCCGCTGGCACGAAATCGCCGCTGCCGCCCTGCTTGAAAACGGCGCGGAACTGCCCTGGGGCGGCCGCTTCAACAGCGTGCCCGCACTCATCGACAACGCCTTCGACGCCGTAGAAAAAGACAACCCCCGCCTCAAAGGCGTGCTCGAACGCATCAGCGGCTACGGCGTGCGCGGCGACACCCTCATCGGCCTCATCCAGCTTTTCAGCCAAAACACCTTCCAAAGCCACGGCACACTCACCGCCAAAGACATCCTCGGCCACGTCTACGAATACTTCCTCGGCCGCTTCGCCCTGGCCGAAGGCAAACGCGGCGGCCAATACTTCACCCCCAAAGCCATCGTCTCCCTCATCGTCGCCCTGCTCGAACCCTACCAAGGCCGCGTGTACGACCCCGCCATGGGCAGCGGCGGCTTCTTCATCCAAACCGAACGCTTCATCCGCGCCCACCAAGGCAATACCGGCAACATCTCCATCTACGGCCAGGAAAAAAACCGCACCACCTGGAAACTCGCCGCCATGAACATGGCCATCCACGGCCTCGAATACAACTTCGGCAAAGGCAACGCCGACACCTTCACCGCTCCCCAGCACCTCGACCAAAAAATGGACTTCGTCATGGCCAACCCCCCGTTCAACGCCTCCGACTGGTGGAGCGAAGAACTCGCCGGCGACCCCCGCTGGCAATACGGCACCCCGCCCGAAGGCAACGCCAACTACGCCTGGCTGCAACACATGCTCCACCACCTCGCCCCCGCCGGCCGCATGGCCTTATTGCTCGCCAACGGCTCCATGAGCAGCCAAAGCAGCGGCGAAGGCGACATCCGCCGCGCCCTCATCCAAGCCGATTTAGTGGAAGCCATGATTGCCCTGCCCGGCCAGCTCTTCACCAACACCCAAATCCCCGCCTGCATCTGGATACTGCACAAAGCCAAACCGCAAAAAGGCCAAACCCTCTTTATCGACGCCCGCAACATGGGCTACCTGAAAGACCGCGCCCAACGCGACCTCGCCCCCGCCGACATCGAACGCATCGCCGACACCTACCACCGCTGGCAAAAAGCCGACCGCTACCAAAACCAGCCCGCCTACTGCCACGCCGCCACAACAGAAGAAATCGCCCGCAACGACTATGTTTTAACGCCCGGCCGCTACGTCGGCACAGTGGAAGCCGAAGCAGACAGCGAACCCTTCGTCGAAAAAATGGCACGGCTGACCAAACAGCTCAACGAACAATTCGCGCAGGGCGCGGAACTGGAAGCACAGATTAAAAAGAACTTGGAGGAGTTGGGTTATGGCTTTTGA